The following coding sequences are from one Streptomyces dengpaensis window:
- a CDS encoding GNAT family N-acetyltransferase, which produces MPALHIEKPDSDARLKDWRHVHNVIVPPAAMSLDEVRERVRRHHLEIAYLGDVLVGCTTVRPPANDTATATVIARVLAEHRGQGFGEVLYARGLEQARALGAEVIETVVLTANEDGLRFARKHGFVEIERYVLPGGTAEWIDLRLA; this is translated from the coding sequence GTGCCTGCCCTTCATATCGAGAAGCCGGACAGCGACGCCCGTCTCAAGGACTGGCGGCACGTCCACAATGTGATCGTCCCGCCCGCCGCCATGTCGCTGGACGAGGTGCGGGAGCGGGTCCGGCGCCATCACCTGGAGATCGCGTATCTCGGCGACGTCCTGGTGGGCTGCACGACCGTGCGCCCGCCCGCGAACGACACCGCCACGGCCACGGTGATCGCGCGCGTGCTCGCCGAGCACCGTGGCCAGGGGTTCGGCGAGGTGCTGTACGCACGCGGTCTTGAGCAGGCGCGCGCGCTGGGCGCCGAGGTGATCGAAACGGTCGTCCTGACGGCCAACGAGGACGGGCTGCGGTTCGCGCGCAAGCACGGGTTCGTCGAGATCGAGCGCTACGTACTGCCGGGCGGGACCGCGGAGTGGATCGACCTGAGGCTGGCCTGA
- a CDS encoding CoA-binding protein, whose product MYGDPATIRKILTELGETWAIVGLSSNQHRAAYGVADVLQRYGKRIVPVHPKAETVHGEKGYRSLEDIPFPVDVVDVFVNSDLAGPVADEATAIGAKAVWFQLDVIDEAAYDRARGAGLAMVMDRCPAIEIPRLG is encoded by the coding sequence GTGTACGGCGACCCCGCGACGATCCGCAAGATCCTCACCGAACTCGGCGAAACCTGGGCGATCGTCGGCCTCTCGTCGAACCAGCATCGCGCGGCCTACGGGGTCGCCGACGTCCTCCAGCGCTACGGCAAGCGCATCGTGCCTGTGCACCCGAAGGCCGAGACCGTCCACGGGGAGAAGGGGTACCGCTCCCTGGAGGACATCCCTTTCCCGGTCGATGTGGTGGACGTCTTCGTCAACAGTGACCTCGCGGGCCCCGTCGCCGACGAAGCCACCGCCATCGGCGCCAAGGCGGTCTGGTTCCAGCTCGATGTCATCGACGAAGCCGCGTACGACCGTGCCCGGGGCGCCGGACTCGCCATGGTGATGGACCGCTGCCCGGCGATCGAGATCCCGCGGCTCGGCTGA